The segment AAAGTCGCATACCTTGGGTATGCGCTGCTGGCGATCGTCGTGATCACCTCACTGGTTCTTGTCCGGCGGAAGCTTTCCTACGAGGCGTGGCACGTTGTCCACTTCCTTGCGTACGCCGCCGTGCTCGCCGCCCTGCCGCACCAGTTCAGCACCGGGCAATTGTTCGCGGATGGAACCTGGGCGCGTTACTACTGGCTGACGCTCTACTTCGGAGTGGCGGCGGCGCTGCTCGTCTATCGGTTCATCATTCCCGTGTTCCGGACTCTGCGCCACGACCTTCGGGTCAGCAATATCGTCACGGAGGCGCCCGGGGTGTACTCCATCGAGATGACCGGACGTTCACTAGCTGACCTGCGGGTCCGTGGCGGCCAATTCTTCATCTGGCGCTTCTGGTCGCGCGGGCTATGGTGGCACGCCCACCCCTTCTCGCTCTCGGCGGCCCCGGGGATCCTTCGCCTCAAAGTCACCGTTCGTGAGCTGGGAGGCGGAACCGCCGAATTGAGTGCACTCCCGATCGGCACCAGGGTAAGCATCGAAGGACCTTACGGACTCTTCACGGACCGGGCCCGCACCACCCGGCGTGCGGTCGCTGTCGCGGCCGGCATCGGAATTACGCCCATCATCTCTTTGCTTGAGCAGGGCGACTTCGCTCCCGGCGAGATGACGGTGATCGTTCGGGCGCCGGACGAGAAGGGCCTCTACCTTTACC is part of the Arthrobacter ramosus genome and harbors:
- a CDS encoding ferredoxin reductase family protein, whose product is MVWLSVALVLALFLADSGLVEFKTVPGAFTAVGIIAGLVGTDLMLIQLLLAARLPVIDRAFGHDRALLVHQTMGKPVFYLISSHVLLLWTGYALTARLNVFAEIWDMFTSLPDMKVAYLGYALLAIVVITSLVLVRRKLSYEAWHVVHFLAYAAVLAALPHQFSTGQLFADGTWARYYWLTLYFGVAAALLVYRFIIPVFRTLRHDLRVSNIVTEAPGVYSIEMTGRSLADLRVRGGQFFIWRFWSRGLWWHAHPFSLSAAPGILRLKVTVRELGGGTAELSALPIGTRVSIEGPYGLFTDRARTTRRAVAVAAGIGITPIISLLEQGDFAPGEMTVIVRAPDEKGLYLYRELQKLCTKKSATLYVLLGRRPKRGLDSWLPAREASHRMSLSTIVPHVRDADVFVCGPRDWTDLVVEDAKRAGVPRFRIHYERFSW